In the Salvelinus fontinalis isolate EN_2023a chromosome 34, ASM2944872v1, whole genome shotgun sequence genome, one interval contains:
- the LOC129833257 gene encoding alpha-N-acetylgalactosaminide alpha-2,6-sialyltransferase 2-like: MTISWRKCVFLVGALCVSVTITTIMYGQYYDLDFFHDRLANSQDTEFDSIWTCDEELWDNTTAAGEEKLEGLCPLRKAVKKDDFLRLRFNFKVPVLQWAGSFSYSEWWRLERYMPPYGWKGLPQDVVRSTLALLNDSSSSRLFERRWPDQCVRCAVVGNGGILRGSKQGRAIDSHHFVFRVNGAITKHFEEDVGTKTSFYGFTTNTMKNSLRFYRKDGFTKVPRGRRVRYIFIPSNERDYVMMSAAIQGLTVTSGHDKGDWPSRYFGFKAPVKHFKMLHPDFITYVTQRFLKSPLLKYSQLYMPSTGALMLLTALHMCDQVSAYGFITKNFADFSDHYYDAVMLPLHFYANHDMQMESSLWEVLHARKVISLYKRTKVK, translated from the exons ATGACGATTTCTTGGAGGAAGTGTGTCTTCCTAGTGGGGGCTTTATGTGTAAGTGTTACTATAACCACGATTATGTATGGACAATACTATGACCTGGACTTCTTCCACGACAGACTTGCGAACAG TCAAGACACAGAGTTTGATAGCATTTGGACTTGCGATGAGGAGCTTTGGGACAACACCACAGCAGCTGGGGAAGAGAAG CTGGAGGGGTTGTGTCCTCTGAGAAAAGCAGTGAAGAAGGACGACTTCCTCAGACTACGCTTTAACTTTAAAGTGCCTGTGCTGCAGTGGGCTGGGAGCTTCAGCTATTCAGAGTGGTGGCGATTGGAGAGGTATATGCCCCCCTACGGCTGGAAAGGCCTGCCCCAGGACG TTGTGAGATCCACTTTGGCCCTGCTCAACGACTCGTCCAGCAGCCGCCTGTTTGAGCGCAGGTGGCCTGATCAGTGTGTCCGCTGTGCTGTGGTGGGAAATGGCGGCATTCTTCGAGGCTCCAAACAAGGCAGGGCCATCGACAGTCACCACTTTGTCTTCAG GGTCAATGGGGCAATCACCAAGCACTTTGAGGAGGATGTGGGCACAAAGACATCTTTCTATGGGTTCACCACAAATACTATGAAAAATTCCCTACGTTTTTACAGAAAAGATGGCTTCACCAAAGTCCCACGGGGACGG AGAGTCCGATATATCTTCATTCCGTCCAACGAACGTGACTATGTGATGATGTCAGCTGCTATCCAGGGTCTCACTGTCACCTCCGGTCATGACAAGGGGGACTG GCCCTCTCGATACTTTGGATTTAAGGCACCAGTTAAGCATTTTAAAATGCTTCATCCAGATTTTATTACATATGTAACGCAAAG GTTTCTGAAGTCTCCCCTGCTGAAGTACAGTCAGCTCTACATGCCCAGCACTGGTGCTCTGATGCTTCTGACCGCCCTGCACATGTGTGACCAG GTGTCTGCTTATGGTTTCATCACAAAAAACTTTGCAGACTTCTCTGACCACTACTATGATGCTGTGATGCTGCCCCTGCACTTCTATGCCAACCACGACATGCAGATGGAGAGCTCGCTGTGGGAAGTACTGCATGCACGAAAAGTAATATCACTGTACAAGAGGACAAAAGTAAAATGA